ttattttaaatgataaaaattccAATACAGCATGAATTGTTCAAGAGACATAGTTCTATTGTGCTTTCTTTGTAAATTCATgcaatatcaaatatttcctatTTGCAACTTCTGAACACTAATTTTTTACTGTTTAGAATACTAATGGAAATTACatttatgatttataaaataatgtttctaaAAAAGACCAGTCATATATTCTATAAGGAGGAGAACTTATTAAGCTTCTATAAagctttaaaaagtttttgtatGCATAACATAGAGTCATCAATAACATAATCTAGTCTTACAATATCCAAATTATCTTgtcaaaaaatagaatttgttggtatttgcttttataataacgtaattatttgacttttttttggttttatttgttaaaaagtGCCAATAAGGCTATTATGAGTTTACTCTCTATTTTAGCAGACtgagtataattttaattgtaatttttctaGGTAAGAGAATATGAACTGAGACGAGACAACTTCTCTGCCACTGGCAACTTTGGTTTTGGTATTCAAGAACATATTGACTTGGGTATCAAGTACGATCCATCCATTGGTATCTATGGTCTTGACTTCTATGTTGTGTTAGGCCGCCCAGGTATGTTTactctttttatattaaccaacctaaatatttttctctagtaaaatattgtaactaaaaaaataaagggaATATAATGTCAAGACTAACTTTTTCAAGAGAAGATTCTTTTGAAGTAACATAGTTTTAACAGTGATCTACTATGTAGGGCATAGAAGACAAATTATcacaaaatactaaatattaaaatattagccCAAGTCTACTActggtattattattttctaagttATATTTGTCGAGCCCTCATACTACTACCATCTGCACAAGTGTTCAAGAATGTAGGATTGTTTGCTACACTCTGTAAATCTTGTGCTAAAGTAAGCTTATTGTAATTgtgaaacaatataaaaaaatattgttttcatttttaataaggaACATTTGTTAATCACATTTCAAGTTCCCAGGCCTgagaaaaattttaatataaatatggtttcattacatataaatataaatagtcttactgaataattaactaaacatTTCAATGTTTACAGGGTTCAATGTTGCACACAGAAGAAGAAAAACCGGCAAAGTTGGTTTCCCTCACCGCCTGACAAAGGAAGACGCTATGAAGTGGTTCCAACAGAAATACGATGGTATCATCCTTAACagcaaaaagtaaattaagtaaataaacttttaagaGGAGTTACtgtcttttaattattaaattagactAAACCATtggaattatattttataacaaacacTATTTCTTGTGATATAACTgaaaactttataattataaaataagataaagGAACCAAGAATGAAGGCCACAGTTAAATGCATtgttaatatatgtatgaaatGTAATTGTCAATATATTTTCATGTCAACAGTCAAATACTATATCACCATAGAAACAAAACCGTTGTTACTTTATATGATTGATcaattttatatcttatacAAAGCAAGCTGTTtgcaagtaattttaatttataaacaaatgtatAATGGCGGGACAATTTGGCGGCTATGACGATGTTGAAGATGTTTTGGCTCCAAAAGAGCCGCAAGTTACTTCCCTCGATCCAGTGGAGCGGAAGGCAGCTCGAGCTTtacgaattaaaaaaagacaggAAGCTTTAAAAAGGTGAATAGATGCTTGGTGTGACCTTCAAAATGAGTTATCGGTACTTTCCTAGTTAGTACTTGTGAAATTTATCTGAATTAGCTACATGGTAATTAACCATCTAAACTAAGTGTATCGAAAACGTActgatttagtaaaaaaagaatGTAAGGACTGGTTATTATTCCACTTCGTCGAAACCAAGCTAAAGTTTTTGAAGACGTGGCTATGGAAATGTAAAGAGACTTGTTGATTGTAGGGTATCGCCTTCGACTCCCAGCCTATTAAGTGAAACTTTTGATTTTTCTCTGCCTTTGCAGGTTTGACAGAACTAGACCGTACATTTTACGCGTTTataaaatgcaaatttaaTAACTGGTATATTATCAatcatatttgttttaattaattactcaataataagaatagtagttacaattttaataaatcgcTTAGGGCTGAGCAAACTTCTGAAGAAACATTTAAGGAAGAGGAACCGGGGTTGATAGAACAGGCAACATCTTTGGCTGCAGAAGAATTACAACGGTTAGCTCTAGATGGCGCTGCCAAGGTCACTAATGTCAAAGTTACTACCGACGAGCGTGAAGTTATACGAAGAGGGCTTTTTTCTGAAAAGATGCTTGGTATGTTAGCCTAGACTCCGCTCATagttcatattatttagaatgGATAGGTACTAACCAACCAACAAAAAGCGACGCCGtagtaaaatatagttttactccctaactattaataatttaagatgtcatgtggtgcatggtgtaatggctgcatctccttacaaacattgcgtagaacaaaaaacttggcaattaaaaattgtttttgaagttatacttctttaggcgcgttatgcaaaattgatgagagtgaaattttacgatgcgcgcgcacctgagacacaaaattatcagtgtgattatagcgtgcgcgagcgagatgggaatatgacaatctacaagtaaaaagaaatagaatatgcgtgaagttagcagctatgccaagaattttgaatgaccataataacctttgtagtaccttttaaacaaataaaggagtcttaattattttttcaaagaaatttagcaatgctttttcacaaagacctattgttacttagttcaaaggttatgaaacatacctacctagttattaaattgaatgaataatataataaataataattattattattgttaatattaattaataattgaataatatacctactaaatattaaatattattaaatcattaacgttaaatatttattaataataatttaatatttaaaaaaaaaagaaagccaaagaagtataacttcttacgcgcgtaggtacataagtacacgcaccctttttttttgacgttcataagtgtacattgtgttacttaaatgaataaatgattttgagtTGATTTGCATGATATATCGGGAGTTGATTTGCATGATATATCAGGTTACATACCTGAGGTCATTCGCGTCgtgttttagaaaaaatactcGTGTCAGGcccagaaggctgatcatttTCTTGCCTATAAGAATCTGGCCAATAATATACAGGTAGTATAAAGATATGAGAGTAGGCCTTTAATTTCTGCGAGCTGGAAGTCAAtggattataattattataatataacaccTCAATGTTTCCCAGGATCCTTCGCAAAAATTGAAGCAGAGGCAAACGAAGCGCAGATACAATATGAGGCAATAACATCGAGCTGGGACGCCATGCTACAGATTAAAGACCCGTTAGATATAGACGCAGCGATAAAggaacaaaaagaaaaatgcgATAACCTTCTGGACCAGAAGAATGAACTTATAGCGGATTTAAAAAACGAACTAAAGCGAATGGACGAAAGTTATTACGAGGATTTGCAGAAACAAGTGCGAATACATCCTAGTCCTttcatcaaatatttaattttagatagtTTCGTCTTTTTCACTGTTATTATTTCATAGATTATACGTCAGTGATCGTTTACCGTTCATTGTATTTTATCTTGAGAATTGAACGAAGGAGTTTAATTGACAACTGCAACTTTGGTGCTTGAATAAAACCAGCCAATTTTGATCAATAATGTTACGTTTTGAAAGCTAGTTTCttactaatacaatataataatagaatatctcgactcttatccctaaggtcgtaggttcgatccccgactgtgcaccaatggactttctatgtgcgtgtTTAACAGTCgcacggtgaagaaaaacatcgtgaggaaaccggcttgccttagacccaaaaaatcgaaggtgtgtcaggcacagaaggctgatcacctacttgtctattagatttacaaatgatcatgaaacacctacaaaaatctgaggcccagacctaaaaaggctgTAGCACcgctgttttattttatagtaaaataataaaggttTGAATTAAAGAATTCGTTAGTATCGAAGGCGGTACTAATATGCAATTATGTTTCCAGGATAACGACATCAAAGAACTATCGGATAGGGTCGAGAAACAGCTCACAATAATGCAAAGAGCGTACGAGAAGCAATTAGCGTGTATTGAACAAGCAATCAACATAGAACGGGATGCCATGTTggatcataataataagagaTGGGAAGCTCTTTATCGACAGAGAGATAAAGAAGAAACTGCACATTTGGAATATAAGTTTGAACAGGTAAGATCATACATTCTATTTGCTTTATAGGTACGAACACAATTTTGAGGACGGTAATTAAAACGAAATGTCTGATGTCTGACAGTCAAATGTCAGATATTACCttcaatataaacataaataactaCACTGTGTACCTATGTAATGTGTGTAACGTGAATCTTCAcggcagagcagtgttggcctagtggcttcagcgtgcggctttcatccctgaggtcgtaggttcgatccccgcccgtgcaccaatggactttctttctatgtacgcatttaacattcgctcgaacggtgaaacgagaggaaaccggcttgccttagacccataaagtcgacggcgtgtgtcgggCACAGGAGGACTAATTATGAAATAGATATAGaattctgaggcccagacctaaaaaggttgtagcgccactattattttatcttttaagaTTCACGGCAATTCTAcgtaataatgaaacaaatagtAACTTTTCCTCTCGACTATCATTATTAGATAAACGAGAATTTAGATTTAGTTTTCTCAATACACGTAGCGCTGATGTCGTAACACTGGAATCAAAAACCCAATAATGAAGTCGCTATTGGCGCTGCagttcttttaaatataaaactgcaataaaataatattgtctatCACctgttttttctataaaacggGTCAAAGGCTTAcctaagtgataccaccgcccatggacactcgcaatgccagagagctctCGAGTTTCTCCGTTTGAGAATTGCTATAGGTACTCTTTTCTTGTAAGTGttaaatcgaattggttcgaaaataatTCAGAggacagctggttccacatagtggtggtgcagaaacttaaaaaacacgctcagttgtggaacgacggacgtcgacaCGCTGCCAAAGTTACCattagataaaaaagaaaatgttatttttcttgCGCAATACTAAAAAACTAGTAAAAAGTCCATAAATCTTTAATTCCTTGTCAGTTGGAAGAGTATAAGTTAAAAGTGGAAGATATTATGTGGGATCATCACGCGAAATACCGAGAAGCGAAGATTGAGCTAGAATCGCTGATACAAGAACTGCAGAAGGAATTGGAGAAATTAAAGGCCACTTGTCTCATCAACACTGAAAAGATTGGATACACTTATCAAGTAAGTACAGTAGTAAGCACGTGTTGAAGTCGACCTGCCTTTTTTATAATGggctattaatattttttgtggtCTTGGGTCTAATTCATTCGTTTTGATTTTACTCTTAAATTCGTGTCTGTTACCTTAGCGATTACCAATGTATTTTACAATACGTTGAGATTAAAACACATACACAACACAACACTACACATATTGCACTATAGGTAAATAAGGTTAATAAAGTGAACACAACTAAATTTCCTTTGTgcctaatttttattattgttcgtGTATGTTTTAACAATACTTGATCACGCaaaatttttagtttcattttatgttataaaaattataaaattgcgaaatataactaaatatataattaataatggaAACTATTAATCCATaagaaagtatttttaatatactaagattaaattttaggttttaaaAAAACGCGAAGAAGAAAACGTTTTTGTCAGGTCGCAACAGAAGcggaaattaaacaaaatgtcTGACGTGGCTAACTCGCTTCGCGCCAAAATACGAAAGGCCGCGGAAGATGGCGCCATTGAAGAGATACGAGCGGATGCGGAAGTTGTCAAATTGATGCAGGTtgtgtgattattttatagaaaaaagttCTTACGAATATAGTTTGGAAGTAACGAAAAAAGAGTAGTCGATTTCTATATTCGGCAGCCCATGTTAAATGCATGATAAAAATGTAGGAAGAAAGGAAATTCCAGtgaaatcttataaaaaaatattgtatttgagTTCATCTGCCTAGAAGGAGACAAAATTTAGGTTGAATTCTAAAGGAATTCAAATCGTAATTAAAGCATTTGCAGATACAGTATAACTTTATTTCCACTATACCACAGGCGATGGACGATTTAGAGAAGAAATCCCGCCACTTCGCCCATGTTAACAACTACAAGTTCAGTCAAGTGTGGCGTATGTCTTCCGCGCAATGCGGAACGATATCGCGCGAACTTCGCGGCGCAGAAGTGGCTTTGCACGCTCATATATTAGCGGAACCGCCTCCGCCCCCGCCGCCTCCTCCGCCCAAGAGCCCGCTAAAAggtataatcaaataaatacacaGAGTCTTTAACTTACTAACCCTGATTTGTAATATGCTGCTTCCAGACGCAGAGGCGGGTGAAGTATCAAAGCCAGAGGAATCTAAAGAAATTATGGATCCAAAGAATGTTGGCGCCAAAGAGGCGAAAGATAGACTggtatgttttttatatataattgtaatattatattatgtatgttaaagtaaataatcCAGCGGTGCTACAACCCTAGGTATATGGGTCTtgggtatttttattttatatatgaacAGAAACGGATGCtatctgaggccaagaatTAGGGTTGTAAAgtcactggattattattgttaaggTGAAACGGTAAGTAAACTTACTTTGCTCCTGACAAGACATTACTACGAATCACAGTGGTTTTTAAATGTACCTAATATACCATGATTTATTCCGTAAaataagggtctgtttcactaTGTATGGATAaggtaccaaatagctatgcaacacataaattattttgaagataaattgtgatttgtgctatttgacacttcatcagactattatgatggactttatgtgacgaatagcgctatctgacagtctcgaaacgcaacaatagtgtttatcctaccaataagtaataaatagctaatttggaacttatgtatagaacttatccgtacattgtgaaacagaccataaataaattaaaaaaaatttaatttgcgtACGAGAGCTTGATTATTATCTGATACTCTCTCTCTTATTATAGACTTTAATTTATAGGTTCGTCACATTTTGCAACTGGTGTCAGACAACACGGGATTTTTGGTAGAAGACAGACTATTGAAGCTTATCGAAAAGTATCAGTTGACTTCAAGAAATCTATGCACTTTGGATTCTATATTTATGGTACGTATGCGTAATTAAAAAGTAGTCAAAgtattacttaatatatacaatttgttGATATATAAAAGAGTAATTTCATGGCAACACAGCGTTTTCCATGCCTACATAATAGTAAATACTATTATGTGTGCGGAAAGAGAACCGGCGTGGCAGTAATgcgaaattatataatatgtaattaatagtacgcgccattatttttattcacaaatttttatactttttttaatattatgtacctaGATTATTAAAGTCGAACTATAATGACGTAACAGTATtgtcaatataatagaaaatgttATTCAGCACTGCTGCGATTTCAaatatagtccttttcatgaaagaagtcccccagacgcggcgctgcaatcgcatgacgtaatgttgccatttatgattaaaaaatttacctattttatttacatttagcagtaatttatcaaataatattattttctgcatacttcgatgaaacaatatttctgttatgtaaaaagtatatttttatttacttatattagcggtgttctacctacttacagggaaaagatgagagaatagggtaaagaaaagcaatacaattttttattcagagttttattgcataattgttgggttacaatttttttcgaagtacacgccgctgttGTTACAATACCTTcatttgtaattcttgttacagttttctctgacacacctgcaattaaattatgaacaattaaaaataataataactttaagtttataatgcttatgtaatatatgttttaatttctgtTACCTAGTTttatcacgttatgtatttgttaaattttgtcgcaaaaacgaatttatatcataaaagtcccatcaatacagcaaaaaattattaaatggcaactctaaaaagtacctgttatggcggcaactctcttccgaacattgtttagtggtattaaaacaccttgattcttatgttccgcttcacagaactctttcacctttaatatcatttctcgagtcgaactttttacaacttttggcattgtaatcaatctttaaaatgcactaagctagttaaaaattcacaaaaatctaccacaacaaacgaacttgataacatcgacgaatgacaacattgccgacctgtcaaatttagttccaaaaatcgccgcgggacttctttcatgaaaagcactataccaCGGCGGTTCACATTCCACAGAGACTACTATTCGAAAGGAAATGTCATTTCTATTACTCTTCCTTTTATTAGTTCCAAATACACCTATGCAACGCTTaagtattcatttaaaaaacatatatataatttaaattgcatttaaaactatttaataacagtatttcttATTTGTATTGATTGGACTTATTACAGAGAGATTTaagtttatgtatataaaactatttaaggcatataaataatatattatgattatcTTGAAATTAACACCTTTGAAGATGtttccattaaaataaaaaaccagtggccctacaatcttttaggtctgagcctcgAGAGGTTTGAGATTTCGATgtctaaaatttattatttatttccaggCTCTCGAAATTCAAGCACAAGAGGACATTGAACTTTTATGCAAAGTTTTCATGAAGTACGCCTTTTGTCCCATTTGCATTGGATTCGAAGCCACGTCCGATTATGTCATGGAACCGATGTCagtaggtattttttttaaatgtacgaAATAGCTTTTATGCCAAACTATATTCATCccggtaataaataataaattctatatttgCTAAATGTTACATAAGATGGACGAatcaacaaacaaaatattattaaattacatttgatGTTTGACATTAATTAACTGAGTTAAGAAAACAACacggtgttttttttttttttggagtttatggcctggtatctagaccaCAACACGGTGTAATAGTCAAAGTCCATAGAGTATAGATCATTGTCCTCACTGATGCAAGGGATATGGTCATAGGCCTAAAGCGGGTGTCATTTTCTCACAAATTGGTAATTgataattaacatattatgtacaaaCAAAAATTCGAATTTTATAAACACGTGTGTGGTATATCCGTGGTGGTGGATCCTTTGCGTAGTTGAATCATAAAATGTCAATATTCttacgtttattttattattagatggAAGCACCAGAAGACTCATCACATCACGCAAGTTTAAGTATTAAATCTGTTCGaggtaatttataataaattaatatataataattttcattacaataaagcaattaaaatatttcaaaaaaatatactgataaataattagtaggaTATAAATAGCTTGAACTTTTAGTCATtacttaaaacttaaaagttaataaaaaagccttaaataaaaaaaagacctAAATCTAATCACGAATGTTCATCTTTCGAATGGAATTCGTGTAGTAATGTCAAATTGTATGGAGCGTTCGAGCTGTCAAGAAATGACACGACCTAGATACGCATatgatgaataaattttttgttaattatattacaattttatagttttttaatatattatttacatctaAACTAGTTTATGTAATGATTATCATTAGGTGACAGGGCGTCGATTCGTCAGCGCTCCAGCGCAGGAAGGAGCATTTCAGCAAGTACATCTCGATCTATCGGATTTaggtgaaataaatatatagttttaatacatgtacctatatgaaaaattattcaattaaccgtaaaatatacacaataatTTGTCGTCTCATTGCTGCGAAGACTCGAACTTAGTCTCTGCGATACATTTCTCATCATTTAATCCCTTCCTATTTATCTAGTAACCAACACTAAACAAGTTACCgctttgttatttataaaacacaacataTAAACGGACAGGGGGCTCACCTGATGATAAAtggtaccgccgcccatagacactgtcattgccagaaggctcgcgagtgcattgccggccttttaggaattgatacgctgttttcttgaaggacccttagtcgaatttGTTCGGTAATAGTTCAgttggcagctggtttcacatagttgTGGTAATCATAGGCGATAataactgccttaaaaacgctcagttgtggaacgacggacgtcgaggaaatttcgtattctgcttcgacgtccgatgatgatgcttgtaattattaaatataatacattgtctttatatcctttttagtttgttatcTATTCCACACCCATTTCCccaatttgtaatatttcaggACCCACGAGCTAACGGCAGACGATCAACTCCTTATGGCTGAAGCTGATCAAATTATACAGAAGTGTGGGGATCCGAAAGGTAAGATCTATATGACACAGCAAATTCTTCTTTGAACCCAGTTGAAACTTTGACTTGAAAATTTTCTTTCTTGCCAGTGTGAACGTCAATTTCGTTTAAGTGGGCTAAAATgttcatatataattattttatagaatttgtGAATATAGCCAGTCttcaactaaatatatccgtctcaCATGCAATAATATTCAGGGTGCGCAAGACACGCGTAAATGGGAAGGGAAGCACTCCCTGAGGAAATTGGTACGCGCTCGCGGCAAGCAATTGAGACCGCTTACCACGCTGATTATTTGGCACTCGCAGCTCCAGTCTCTCAAACATTTCCGCGTTTTTATCTACATatgaaaatctaaaaaaacaaaagtactGTTCTGTTTCTaggaaacaaaacattttacaataaatgctCAAAATTCCTGCCTCTGACCATAATACTTATCTGCACCGTCTAATCAAATTCCTACGAAACACTCCAGCCATCTGTCCAATTTTTTGAATCTAGTCCGATTCACACAGCACTGGTCACAGGTaggtaaataatctatcataagtccgaatcgttgttgctgttttttcgtcctagaaagatattagagcgactcatggcaATGTGGAATACAtgaatgcgccaaaacttgtaatacagggtcacttttcggtagagtaaatttttctcatagtggggtccgaagtaaacaaaatgttatcatttgaaatttctttatatcgtataacttaatattatcttcaatacactcaatgaacaactataaatagtatgtctaacgtaacaactcatcagtaccaatctagtggatattatgaaaaagatacaggatgtagatctTTACGAattataataagaattagtaaaaaagtcaattttcttataaaaacgcaaaataaattatacccctgcaggggttgagcttagagacctcccgtagaacaattttttgcagctgatgacctcatctatcccctatttgcgtttgatccacgactttttggccacactgtgtatatattaaatgctaacaccataatacaatacaataattaaaagcgtATTTCCAGCTCATATACCCTTGATGCAAGTGTCGTCAGAGGCAGGTGGGTCATCGCGTCGTGCAGGGACACGCGGCGTCACAGTCGCCTCACAGCCGACGCTCGTAGCGCCCGCTAAACAGAACAACCCGTTTCTATGTCCaggttttttgttattacttattataacaCCAGGAGGTGGGCTGAGGTCTTGCGAATTATGGTTAAGCATTAATGAATGTGCAGCGACACCTATTCTACGGCCGCCATCACTGCGGTGACGTCATACCCTGGAACCCGCTAACGAATTATTCTGGCCTTAGCCATTGGGGTTTTCGGGCCAGTCAGTGCTCGGTCAGGTCAGGTCTGGTCAAATCGAGTTTCCTTCCTTTAGGTTGGAGAAACTGTTCACCATCAGTCCCCCACAGAGGGACTTACTCGTGCGGTGAAGGTAATTGGACATCGACGGCGTTTGTTTCATTAAACAACTGATAGCCATGTATTTCCAatggcaggaggctcatctgatgttatgtgataccgcGACCCATGGAccctcaatgccagaaggctcgcgagtgccgGCCtctaagaattggtacgctcttttcttgaaggaatgGTGGTggatagtggtggtgcgcggcaaaagcTGTCTtcaaacgctcagttgtgaaaccACGGACCTCGAGGTGTTACGGGttgaatttcgtattctgcctcgacgtccaaTGGTGAAACTCAGTACGTATACCCTagcgttcacgggtttaaggtgGAAACATGCTTCATCCCATAGGCTGGATGCTTCGATTTTCCTTGACGGAGTGATTAGGTTTTGTCCTGACGGTATTATAAAGagttcaaaaaagtttttttccgCAGTCGGCCACCCCTTGGAGATAGAACCAATGCAAGTTCTGACTGGCCTAAACGAATACATGCACATATTTGTGCCTCCCGAAAAGAAGAAACTATACGATATATTGTgagtttttttctaattaaaatatgtaaaaatagtgTTTACTGTTTTCACGGTATGTCATAAATTACAAATGAATGTTATGTCAACTGTCTAATGTCACAAAAAATAACCTCTTCAAAGTCCTCACTCCTCACTCTATTTGAAGTTAGTTTCAGAGTCGATATTTAGATTGATGACTCCTGTATGATAGGGACTTTGAAGACgaaacatttatttgatttgacaTTTATCAATTTCACTGCCAAAGAGTTCCCGTAACGT
The nucleotide sequence above comes from Pieris napi chromosome 22, ilPieNapi1.2, whole genome shotgun sequence. Encoded proteins:
- the LOC125060671 gene encoding dynein regulatory complex protein 1: MAGQFGGYDDVEDVLAPKEPQVTSLDPVERKAARALRIKKRQEALKRAEQTSEETFKEEEPGLIEQATSLAAEELQRLALDGAAKVTNVKVTTDEREVIRRGLFSEKMLGSFAKIEAEANEAQIQYEAITSSWDAMLQIKDPLDIDAAIKEQKEKCDNLLDQKNELIADLKNELKRMDESYYEDLQKQDNDIKELSDRVEKQLTIMQRAYEKQLACIEQAINIERDAMLDHNNKRWEALYRQRDKEETAHLEYKFEQLEEYKLKVEDIMWDHHAKYREAKIELESLIQELQKELEKLKATCLINTEKIGYTYQVLKKREEENVFVRSQQKRKLNKMSDVANSLRAKIRKAAEDGAIEEIRADAEVVKLMQAMDDLEKKSRHFAHVNNYKFSQVWRMSSAQCGTISRELRGAEVALHAHILAEPPPPPPPPPPKSPLKDAEAGEVSKPEESKEIMDPKNVGAKEAKDRLVRHILQLVSDNTGFLVEDRLLKLIEKYQLTSRNLCTLDSIFMALEIQAQEDIELLCKVFMKYAFCPICIGFEATSDYVMEPMSMEAPEDSSHHASLSIKSVRGDRASIRQRSSAGRSISASTSRSIGFRTHELTADDQLLMAEADQIIQKCGDPKAHIPLMQVSSEAGGSSRRAGTRGVTVASQPTLVAPAKQNNPFLCPVGHPLEIEPMQVLTGLNEYMHIFVPPEKKKLYDILDNLKPPDFTTPSRKLKPEDIVQYWTQWKDIVSSEKERFWDGILTGLNNYLNVLQERDRIHEEVVHLRRRNAALRRLVRGALPELPGAKPRYLQAALPSFTAAAEDITQISTLPPI